A window of the Dongshaea marina genome harbors these coding sequences:
- a CDS encoding ATP-binding protein has translation MHQSQIQPGVVLQTHALIEMPNVILYRAGLGRLQPQSALQQLDLVCLEGSSSCERLAAMGVRQLRSVDSLDEALFNIEYGHANGAVMDLLAAEKARRHFSSPKLRIFHSNSLPSERLYFVTAASESQLQQLLDKGIAWLSPAEKLKMAAWSVADVSEQDSERQFDTLLTPAERQWLSKHPLIRVARPSYWPPMSYTDSNGKFVGYAADLLALLSTKTGLRFEQMPMNTLKDSEQALKSGMVDIAPVATAQWGKIARLSHPYYSMGWLLVGKMGSGWITRLSELSGKRIAIVRGYQYPQWLAQVLGIRWIKVANEQSVLQAVEQGDAEYGLAAQALVGRALQGGYAGKLVVVYGSPRLEVPLQIAIRADLPMLQSILNKALGELSSEEKAYLKNRWLTLDVVEGLNPQQVVRYGVAAIALFTGAAVFFWIWNLTLRRQVWQRKQAESQAHEAKARLQHLTDSIPGVVFQVDIKGDAPLLIFVSKGIESLFGIKASELLHSLEPLTELVDLRDQALVRAKLEEAFKSVEPKPLELKFRVRRARAPRWIRVMALPHIGPEDSVSWYGAAFDISDLKEQEQALIEAKLSAESAVEARSRFLATMSHELRTPISGLIGLVEQLQLLPLSHTQAQLISHLDESANTLLYLVNDILDFSKLKAGQLQLEVQDISLWKTIGGVLRNHAAAAHRKGLEFDFSWQGEIASCYRVDPLRLGQILSNLLHNAIKFTESGAVSCYLQPQELGVSFQIRDTGIGIDSQRLKQLFSPFEQAENSISRRYGGTGLGLSISKQLVEQMGGELVLHSTPGKGTLAELSLPLNPCAQMKQPLKGMRLSLLSSLSSMLPELEHWGANASLTDRLPEQGIFVVTSHWLENNSEGQWLHRLNQRTKLALLVLTEKPMVAALPNQPRIRQLDNHPLYPDLLFHELDNLQAQLDGEQKSSSLPKLSGHILVVDDHPLNRTLVKRQLESLSMSCDCAENGSQALELWQKNSYSLLLTDCRMPEMDGFTLTRAIRELEGGECRKPILGMSADATEQLRQQCLEAGMDELVTRPFSAELLAQKLTSLGVNGSFRKNEETGSCCEPDEKDDETLPEKQRLLELFGDESMLREMIEEYLSCSEADLRQMQQALETEHWPELAEAAHRYKGAAQMSGFTPLVKHARELEEQGKSRHKLAVTQSLSRLEVLHQRFNQRLTEIAQNLSV, from the coding sequence GTGCATCAGTCTCAGATCCAGCCCGGAGTCGTCCTCCAGACTCATGCCCTGATAGAGATGCCGAATGTGATTTTATATCGGGCTGGATTGGGGCGGCTGCAGCCGCAGTCAGCCTTGCAGCAGCTAGACCTGGTGTGCCTTGAGGGGAGCTCAAGCTGTGAGCGACTTGCGGCGATGGGAGTTCGCCAGCTCAGGAGCGTCGACTCTCTGGATGAGGCCCTGTTCAATATCGAATATGGTCATGCCAATGGTGCTGTGATGGATCTGCTGGCTGCTGAGAAGGCTCGCCGGCACTTTAGTTCGCCCAAGCTCAGGATCTTTCACTCCAATTCTCTGCCCTCTGAAAGGCTTTATTTTGTAACTGCGGCCAGCGAGTCACAGTTGCAGCAACTACTGGATAAGGGGATCGCCTGGTTATCTCCGGCTGAAAAACTGAAGATGGCTGCCTGGAGTGTTGCCGATGTATCCGAGCAGGACTCAGAGCGTCAGTTCGATACCCTCCTGACCCCGGCGGAGAGGCAATGGCTCAGCAAGCATCCTTTGATCCGGGTCGCACGTCCAAGCTACTGGCCCCCCATGTCCTACACAGACAGTAACGGTAAATTTGTCGGTTATGCAGCCGATCTGCTGGCCCTGCTATCGACTAAGACCGGACTTCGGTTTGAGCAGATGCCGATGAACACCCTCAAAGATTCGGAACAAGCCCTGAAGTCGGGCATGGTGGATATAGCCCCGGTGGCGACAGCTCAGTGGGGCAAGATTGCCCGTCTTTCTCATCCCTATTACAGCATGGGTTGGCTATTGGTCGGTAAGATGGGCTCCGGTTGGATCACTCGGCTCTCTGAGCTGTCGGGGAAGCGGATCGCTATCGTCCGGGGGTACCAATATCCGCAATGGTTGGCCCAGGTGCTGGGGATCCGCTGGATAAAGGTGGCCAATGAGCAGTCGGTCCTGCAGGCGGTGGAGCAGGGGGATGCGGAGTATGGCCTGGCGGCTCAGGCATTGGTAGGGCGTGCTTTGCAGGGGGGCTATGCCGGTAAGCTGGTGGTGGTTTATGGAAGCCCGAGATTAGAGGTGCCACTGCAGATCGCGATTCGCGCCGATCTGCCGATGTTGCAGAGCATTCTCAATAAGGCTCTGGGTGAGCTCAGCTCTGAAGAGAAGGCATATCTTAAGAATCGTTGGTTAACCCTGGATGTGGTTGAGGGGCTTAACCCACAACAGGTGGTGCGCTACGGGGTGGCTGCGATAGCCCTGTTTACTGGAGCGGCTGTGTTTTTCTGGATATGGAATCTGACGTTGCGCCGACAAGTATGGCAGCGAAAGCAGGCAGAAAGTCAGGCCCATGAAGCCAAGGCGCGTTTACAACACCTGACGGACAGTATTCCCGGAGTGGTGTTCCAGGTTGATATCAAAGGGGATGCTCCGCTACTTATCTTTGTCAGCAAGGGAATAGAATCTCTTTTCGGGATCAAGGCATCTGAACTCCTTCATTCGTTAGAGCCTTTAACCGAGCTTGTGGATCTGCGGGATCAGGCCCTGGTACGAGCAAAACTAGAGGAGGCTTTTAAGAGTGTGGAGCCCAAGCCCCTGGAGCTAAAATTTAGAGTGCGTAGAGCCAGGGCCCCGCGCTGGATCCGAGTAATGGCCTTGCCACACATAGGCCCTGAAGATTCGGTTAGCTGGTATGGTGCAGCCTTTGATATCTCAGATCTCAAAGAGCAGGAGCAGGCCCTGATAGAGGCTAAACTGAGCGCAGAATCTGCGGTGGAGGCGCGCAGCCGCTTTTTAGCAACCATGAGCCATGAGTTGAGGACTCCCATCAGTGGCTTGATTGGCCTGGTGGAGCAGTTGCAGCTACTTCCACTGTCCCATACTCAGGCGCAGCTCATCTCTCACCTGGATGAATCTGCAAACACCCTGCTCTATCTGGTCAATGATATTCTGGACTTTTCAAAGCTCAAAGCGGGCCAGTTGCAGCTCGAAGTACAGGATATCAGCCTCTGGAAAACCATAGGTGGTGTGTTGCGAAACCATGCGGCAGCGGCTCACCGAAAGGGGCTTGAATTTGACTTTAGTTGGCAGGGAGAGATCGCCTCCTGTTATCGGGTCGATCCCCTTCGGTTGGGCCAGATCCTGTCAAACCTGCTGCATAATGCGATCAAGTTTACCGAGTCGGGCGCGGTCAGTTGTTACCTTCAGCCACAAGAGCTGGGGGTGAGCTTTCAAATTCGTGATACTGGGATAGGTATTGATTCCCAGAGGCTCAAGCAGTTATTCAGCCCATTCGAGCAGGCAGAAAACAGCATTTCCCGCCGTTATGGGGGCACCGGGCTTGGACTTTCCATCAGTAAACAGCTGGTGGAGCAGATGGGGGGAGAGCTCGTCCTGCACAGCACCCCTGGTAAGGGAACCTTGGCTGAACTCTCCCTTCCTCTCAATCCCTGTGCCCAGATGAAGCAACCGCTCAAGGGGATGAGGCTGTCGCTCTTGTCATCCCTGAGCTCTATGCTACCTGAGCTTGAACACTGGGGAGCGAACGCAAGCCTGACGGACCGGCTTCCGGAGCAGGGGATCTTTGTCGTCACCTCCCACTGGCTGGAAAATAACAGTGAAGGGCAGTGGCTTCATCGCCTCAACCAGCGGACTAAACTGGCGCTGTTGGTATTGACGGAAAAACCTATGGTTGCAGCCTTACCAAATCAGCCGCGCATTCGTCAGCTGGATAATCATCCTCTCTACCCGGATCTGCTGTTTCATGAACTTGATAATCTGCAGGCTCAGCTTGATGGTGAACAGAAATCCTCATCTTTGCCCAAACTGTCCGGACACATTCTGGTGGTGGATGATCACCCTCTCAATCGAACTCTGGTGAAACGTCAACTTGAGAGTCTCTCCATGAGTTGTGATTGTGCCGAAAATGGCTCCCAGGCCCTGGAGCTTTGGCAGAAAAACAGTTATTCCCTGCTACTGACCGATTGCAGAATGCCTGAGATGGATGGCTTTACTCTAACCCGCGCGATACGGGAGCTTGAAGGGGGTGAATGCCGAAAGCCGATCCTTGGGATGAGCGCCGATGCGACTGAGCAGTTACGTCAGCAATGTCTTGAGGCGGGAATGGATGAGCTGGTAACCCGTCCTTTCAGCGCCGAGCTGCTCGCACAGAAACTAACGAGTCTGGGTGTCAACGGCTCTTTTCGGAAAAATGAGGAAACAGGCTCCTGTTGTGAGCCGGATGAAAAGGACGATGAAACGCTTCCCGAGAAGCAGCGGCTCCTTGAGCTCTTTGGGGATGAGTCCATGCTCAGGGAGATGATAGAGGAGTACTTAAGTTGTAGTGAGGCGGATCTCCGGCAGATGCAGCAAGCCCTGGAGACTGAGCACTGGCCCGAGCTTGCCGAGGCAGCCCATCGTTATAAGGGGGCTGCCCAGATGAGTGGTTTTACCCCTTTGGTAAAACATGCCCGTGAGTTGGAGGAGCAGGGTAAGAGCCGCCATAAGCTGGCGGTAACTCAAAGTCTCAGCAGGCTGGAAGTGCTCCATCAACGCTTTAACCAAAGGTTGACAGAGATCGCCCAAAATTTATCTGTTTGA